Proteins from a single region of Nerophis ophidion isolate RoL-2023_Sa linkage group LG10, RoL_Noph_v1.0, whole genome shotgun sequence:
- the lsm8 gene encoding LSM8 homolog, U6 small nuclear RNA associated has product MSTALESYINRTVAIVTSDGRMIVGTLKGFDQTINLILDESHERVFSSGQGVEQVVLGLYIVRGDNVAVIGEIDEETDSTLDLGNIRAEPLNSVVH; this is encoded by the exons ATGTCCACGGCCCTGGAGAGCTACATTAACC GCACGGTGGCCATAGTGACGTCAGACGGCAGAATGATAGTG GGAACGCTGAAGGGCTTCGACCAGACCATCAACTTGATCCTGGATGAGAGTCATGAGCGTGTGTTCAGTTCCGGTCAGGGTGTGGAGCAGGTGGTCCTGGGACTTTACATCGTCAGGGGTGACAACGT GGCTGTGATTGGCGAGATCGACGAGGAGACGGACTCCACGTTGGACTTAGGAAACATCAGAGCTGAGCCGCTAAACTCCGTCGTCCACTGA